In Verrucomicrobiales bacterium, a single genomic region encodes these proteins:
- a CDS encoding glutamate synthase subunit beta — protein sequence MGKPTGFIEYLRELPVDRPAMERIADWNEFHLHMKEDKLRTQAARCMDCGVPFCHTGTLISGMASGCPINNLIPEWNDLVYRGLWKEALERLHKTNNFPEFTGRVCPAPCEGSCVLGISSPPVTIKNIECTIIDKGWEEGWVIPQAPERRTGKKVAVVGSGPAGLSAAAQLNKAGHEVTVFERADRPGGLLMYGIPNMKLDKKEVVMRRLKLMEAEGIRFVCNTEIGKNYPSEKLMSDFDAVVLCTGATKPRDLPIEGRNLKGIHFAMDFLTANTKSVVGGKPGSDFISAQGKDVIVIGGGDTGTDCVGTSMRHGCKSLIQVEILPKPPMDRAKDNPWPEWPKVYKLDYGQEEAQAKYGDDPRVYLTTAKKFISDEQGQVKGVHLVQIRWDKNDKGQFVPVELPETEKVVPAQLVLLAMGFLGPDQPLLESLKVERDPRSNVKADHGKFQTSISKVFAAGDCRRGQSLVVWAFNEGRGAARECDRWLMGETNLP from the coding sequence ATGGGCAAACCGACAGGATTCATCGAATACCTCCGCGAACTTCCGGTAGACCGGCCGGCAATGGAGCGGATCGCGGACTGGAACGAATTTCACCTCCACATGAAGGAGGACAAACTCCGAACCCAGGCAGCGCGCTGCATGGACTGTGGAGTGCCCTTCTGCCATACCGGCACGCTGATTAGCGGCATGGCATCCGGGTGTCCGATCAACAACCTCATTCCCGAGTGGAATGACTTGGTGTATCGGGGACTGTGGAAAGAGGCTCTGGAACGTCTCCACAAGACCAACAACTTCCCCGAGTTCACCGGGAGGGTTTGCCCCGCGCCCTGCGAGGGGTCGTGTGTCCTGGGTATCAGCTCACCGCCGGTCACCATCAAGAACATCGAGTGCACCATTATTGACAAAGGGTGGGAGGAAGGATGGGTGATTCCTCAGGCGCCTGAGCGGCGCACCGGCAAGAAGGTTGCGGTGGTGGGATCCGGTCCGGCGGGGTTGAGCGCTGCGGCTCAGCTCAACAAGGCAGGCCACGAAGTGACGGTGTTTGAGCGCGCGGATCGTCCCGGCGGCCTCCTCATGTACGGCATCCCGAACATGAAACTCGATAAGAAAGAGGTCGTGATGCGCCGGCTCAAGCTGATGGAAGCCGAAGGCATCCGGTTTGTCTGCAACACGGAGATCGGAAAGAATTATCCGTCTGAGAAGCTCATGAGCGACTTTGACGCGGTGGTCCTGTGCACCGGGGCGACCAAGCCGCGCGATCTGCCCATCGAGGGGCGGAATCTCAAGGGCATTCATTTCGCGATGGATTTCCTGACCGCCAACACCAAGTCGGTCGTGGGCGGGAAGCCGGGCAGCGACTTCATCTCCGCTCAGGGCAAGGATGTCATTGTCATCGGTGGTGGCGACACCGGCACCGATTGCGTCGGGACCTCCATGCGGCATGGCTGCAAGAGTCTGATTCAGGTCGAGATCTTGCCGAAGCCTCCGATGGATCGTGCCAAGGACAACCCCTGGCCGGAATGGCCCAAGGTCTACAAGCTTGACTACGGCCAGGAAGAAGCCCAGGCAAAGTACGGCGACGATCCCCGTGTCTATTTGACGACCGCCAAGAAATTCATCAGCGACGAGCAGGGTCAGGTGAAGGGTGTTCATTTGGTCCAGATTCGCTGGGACAAGAACGACAAGGGCCAGTTTGTGCCCGTGGAACTGCCGGAGACTGAGAAAGTGGTTCCTGCTCAGCTGGTGCTTCTAGCGATGGGCTTCCTGGGACCGGATCAGCCGCTCTTGGAGTCGCTTAAAGTGGAGCGCGACCCACGCAGCAATGTGAAGGCCGACCATGGGAAGTTCCAGACCAGCATTTCCAAGGTGTTTGCCGCCGGCGATTGTCGTCGTGGGCAGAGCTTGGTGGTGTGGGCTTTCAATGAAGGCCGCGGTGCTGCGCGCGAGTGTGATCGTTGGCTGATGGGCGAAACGAATCTGCCCTGA